Genomic window (Pleurodeles waltl isolate 20211129_DDA chromosome 2_2, aPleWal1.hap1.20221129, whole genome shotgun sequence):
CAACTCATTTCCCTCAGAAAGAGTCCACTAGGAAGAAAATGTGACAAGCCCTGTAAAAGATACAATTGCTAATGTTTTCTTAGTCTATATTGAGTAAAATATTGTAACCTTGCATGGTAGGTTTGTGAACACCTTCGAACAAGCTTTCCGTGACATACTATGGGAAATGGTGTAAAAACATGTTAAGTGGTGATTTATGTTCTTAGAGTAAAATAAGTGTCTCAAATTGAAATCATAGCAAGTGAGCTCAGCAAGCAATAAAATAGCTATTGGGGTTCAGTAGTTACAGGAGGCTTAGCTGTGCAGGCAGCAACCTAGTGAGTAGCCTTGCCCAGCCAAAACATAGGGTGTTTTTTGGGGTAAAGTATTTTCATTGCAGAGTGATTGCATGGTAGGCATGTGGAGGTTAGGATTTGCTTAAGTCTTACTGTTATCAGTAAGGCTCACAGTTTTCTGTTTTAATGGACCTTTGAAGATACAGACATAAAATAGTGTATTTCCTATTAATATTCACTTTTTGTAAGTGGAAAAATACAGATAATTGGGCTTCTTTTGAGTGACTTTCCATGCTGTCATCAATAAAAACCAGGCCAGTAGCTGTGCAGACTGACAGCATAGGGAGTGTAAAAAAAGGTGAGATTTCATTACATAACTCAATTTCGTAACATTTGTTTGCTTTATAATGCTAATATTTTTCATGTTGGTGTATTGTTTATTGTTATGTTGATGTGTATAGCACAAACATTGCCCGCAAGTGTATCCAGGCACTTGAGCACTGGTGCAGTAAGCATGTGGTCCCTGCTGAATTattcgaagagccagatcttcagcttcttgcgaaaCTCAAGTAGCAaggaggaggttctgatgtgtTTTTGAAGAGGTCGTTCAATGTTCTGGGTACAGTGTAGGAgtattatattttgttttgtaaCGTGCTAAAACAATAGGTATTAAAGTGTGAGTgcacatttatcagttaaatacaCGTGGAAATATGCAAGTTACAACTTAATTTCCCACAAaactaaaatacatataaatactgtTAAGATGGCCAAAAATTAAATATGgatgaatacagacagaaatgttttaaaaataaataccttaaaactgggagccctagtcATAAACAAAACACCCATATAGGGCCCTCACTGCAGCTGTGTGATGAATTGGGAATAACATCCTGTCCTTCTCTACTCTTCACtctccctgaccccaccaaccagGAAAGTGCCTTCCCATGGCAAAGTTTTCCCACAAGAACTGTGATACTGCCATTGCCAAGACCACCTTAAGAAGCTCTGCAAAATCAATCAATGTTTACAACTCATTTAATTTTGTCACCTTCATGCTGGATGATTCACTTAACTGTTTCTGCACCTGCTACTCATGTCCTGACTTTCCTTGATGGATCGTTTTTACAGCAGGAGTGTATAATATGTatttgtgccctgcctgcatcaaatAGCATACTACAACTTGATGCAACCCTTCTGCAAAGGGTTGGTTACTACAGCAGTCGGATGTTAACTGTTACAAACGAGTACAGTTTAAGGTAATTAGGGATGCCAGAAATATGTGGCTTCACCGAGTTAAAATCCTCACTGTTCTCATACCTCATCAGTTTATACCAATTGGTTTGCAGACAAGTTTGAGACTTTTTATGACAGCATAGCCCAGAAGTAGGCAGAAAGATAGGTTAGTAACTTACTTTATAGAGGTCAATATATACTCTACTTTGATGATCTTGATTCATAACTTCAACTCCCTATAGGGGGACTTTTCTGATACTTACTAAAAAGGGACTAGTTAATGAACACAAGCATGCATATGGACAAAATCGTGGTAATATAAATTTTAGGTAAACCTCTATTAGCCATGATTACACATTTAAATGCCCTCTTGAACAGCAGTTGCCCAACTGTGATAAATATTAACTTTTTCTAAAAATGCCCCTGAAATTATAAAAGCTTCCAGTTTCTGATTTTTTGTCCAGTGACTTTGATTGTGGGACAGCAATAGCACTGAACTAACATAGCTACCTTATTTCACTTTTAAAAACTTAAGTTCAAAACTACCTGTCTCAAGCACTCGTTCCTTGAACAAAAAAAGTCAAGAGAATTTTCGGAAAATGTACTTTTTAAAACATCTTAGCCTTACCGTACTTCCCTTGTGAGAAGGGACAACAGATTAGAGGTCTTTGATCCAACTCTGTGTACCACTACAAACTTAATCTAATTGCTTAATTGCTGTAAACGACATCCCAGAACCTTGTGTAGATGTTCATCCATGTTGTAATACCAGTTTGTGCCATACAGTACGCAGGGAAAGGGACCCActttgaaaacaaaagtacaggaatTTTCCCTAAGTACTCTTTGTAGGGGAAAATGCTCATCTAGTGTCTTATGTGAAATAGCTTATTTATCAACCAAATGATGGCAGCACAAATGCTAAATTAAATTATTCGGATTGAGTATCGCCCCAGCAAGAAAATAACtgtatgccaggacaaggacattaAATGGTGAGGCAAACTGCTGGGTGCAAAGCTCATACCATGTACaattttattaattatattttagcaTGACAGTTGCAtagtttagtgacagaaatgtatgCTGTTTAATTTGATGTTGATTGAACAGCCCACCCAGTGACTGGATCATGTTATAGGGTTATATTTTAAATACACAAGATAATATTAGTCAGACGCTGCATTATAAATACGGGTGAGGATAACTTGTGTAATTCTGTGTGGCGTAATCACACGGAATCATCTAAGAATTGGGTAAGATTAGAAATATACAAAGAGTTATTCTTCATTAAGCATAATTTCTTACCTCAAACATGCTCTGAGAATGAGGAACCTTACCAAGCGCCACTTAATATAGAAAAGCGCGCGGGAATGTGGCAGCAACACTTTCCAGTGGCGTCTGTTTGTGGCGATGTAAATGTGCGCACGTGTTAATGCGAAGTCTGCTCTGAAGCTGTTTTTTGACAGTAGTCCCCTGTGCTGAGAGAAAATGTGTGAGGGTTGCCGCCTGCCTTTTTCTGCTAAACTGCCTAGCGATACCGCCTAAATTGGCAAATGAAAGAGTACAATATTTCTCGGTTGCTATAGCTGTGATGTCATGTTTTGATACTGACCTGCGATTGGTTATTTTGTGTTTCAGATGCACTGCCTGTAATTGAGCACAAAGAAAGGGGGAAAAGCCAAGACTCCCACATCTTTCAACGAGAACAAAGGAGTCAGCGGAGCAGAATATTACACATTTGTGACTGGTGTTTTTTTGTGCAAAACGCTGTTTTTAAGGTACCTAATGAGCTGTGAGATGAGGAGCTGCTGCTAGTACTCAGATTCCTGTGTTCGTCTGCTTTTCAGTGTGCTTGATGTACATGTTTCTGCACAGTGCATATAGGAGATCGAAGAAGAGAATCCAAAACGGCTGCAGGGGAGAGACCACCAAACATGCCTACAGAAACACTACAGACAGGTAGCATGGGGAAGCAGGCCAGCCCCACAGCTGCTTTCACATCTGCTGTTCCTCTGCGCATCTTGAATAAAGGACCAGACTACTTCCGCAGGCAGGCAGAGCCTAACCCCAAGAGACTTAGTGCAGTGGAGAGGCTAGAAGCCGACAAAGCAAAGTACGTAAAGAGTCAGGAGGTGATCAATGCCAAACAGGAACCTGTGAAGCCAGCGGTGCTTGCAAAACCACCAGTATGCCCCGCTGGCAAACGAGCCTTGAGCAGCCCTACAGCAAAAATGTTTAACAACGGAAAGACTGAGAGCAGCGTGCAAAGAGAAAATTTAAAGCTTGAAATATTGAAGAATATCATCAACAGCTCTGAAGGCTCAAGCTCAGGGTCTGGCCACAAACACAGTTCTCGAAATTGGCTCCCCCACAGGTCTGACTCAACAGAACTTAACCGGCATTCATTTGCAGAATCCTTAAAGGTTTACCCCACTCAAGACCATTCTAGCCCTCAAGAGAGCAGCTCGAACATTAGCCGCAGGCTACTGGAGAAGTCAAGCGAAACCTTCCTACATGTGTCCCATAGCTCATCTGACATTAGAAAAGTAAACAGCAGCAAGCCTTTGAAAGCGATACCGTGCAGCAGTTCAGCCCCACCTCTGCCTCCAAAACCCAAGCTTGCCACCCTCTCGCTCCTTAAATCTCCAGAGAATGATGGTTTGGATACTGGCTGTGGAGTGAGCCGAAGGCCTTCCCTGCAGCGGTCTAAATCAGACTTAAGTGACCGCTACTTTCGGGTAGATGCAGATGTTGAGAGGTTCTTTAACTATTGTGGACTGGATCCTGAAGAGCTTGAAAACCTTGGAATGGAAAATTTTGCAAGGGCTAATTCGGATATTATATCCCTCAACTTTCGCAGTGCAAGCATGATTAGCTCGGACTGCGAACAGTCTCAGGATAGCAACAGTGACCTTAGAAATGATGACAGTGCCAATGACCGTGTGCCGTATGGCATTTCTGCAATTGAGAGAAATGCCAGAATCATCAAATGGTTGTATAGCATCAAGCAAGTCCGAGAATCACAGAAAGTGTCCCACGTGTGAGAGCAAGCAAGAGTGATGGCCTAAGTAAAGAAAAGATTGTATCTTTGTCTGTGAATTTTCAGTTGTGAAGGGTTGTGAAGTCTACTTGAGGTCTTGTACACTTCTCAGATCGCTTTGTGTTGCTTGTTGTGCAATATCTTCAAGTTGCATGCCTGACAACATGTGAGCTGACCTGGCTTCCACTTGAAAAACGAAATACAAAGCCTGGCTAAGCATACACATTATCTGCCAAAAGTTTAAGACCAGAGTTCAACTagagtttcatttttttatattttttacacctGTAAAGTCTAGGTAATTTCTTTAACTTGTATCATGGCTAATGCATTTTAATATTACGTTTACCGGTTCTGTTACCAGTAATCCTGTTGGTGTTAGGAAGTTAAAACAGTCAAAGTATTAAATGAGAACACAACAACCAGAAGTGTTTTGTTAAACGAATGCATTGGCAACATTAGGCAGTGTGCCTAAAAAGCTGTTTCCTGATCTATTATTTAAGAcgcaaatatatttttaaacataatttactAAATTGGTTATGACCTCAGCTATTTCTTAGAAAGCATGATTTGTGGGGATGATCATGCAATTTATGGTTGTGTGAAAATACTCTAGTGACCTCCATATCTTTCTGGCTATTTCAATGTCTTGAGTTCTAGCTCCTTTGCACTCTTCATAAGGGTATTGTGCAAGAGCGTTAAATGTCGCCCAAACAGAATTAGCAGGTGAATAGTTAAAGGTGAAAGCACTTTTTGTCTTCCCCATCTACTCAGATGCCTAGTCTTAAACTTTTGTCTATCTGTTAAGCTGATATTGAATGCCTTCCTTGGTCAAGCAGTTGTGACTGCAGCTGTTGTCCAATGTCGTTTTCTAGTCACCGAAAATTTAGTTAGCTGAAAATGGAAATACACAGCCATATCAGTATCAATCATCTTATCCAGTGGCCCAGTTATAACCCAGAAACTGTGGTTTATGTTGTCCTTCATAATGTTCCATCTCGGCTGTGAAAGTTCTGCCCTGCAGTGCACACACGTCTGCAGCTTTGGTCTTAGAGTTTGTGCTGTCAATCTGTTACaaatattttaccttttttttaaactttgaccaTTACTTGTGGTTTTATCGATTGTCCTTTATTTCATCTGTCGGGCAGAAGCTAAAGTCCAGGGGTCAGACTCCTTGTTTTTGTATTGTGCTACGGAGTATATTGCAGCACTACTTTATCGTTCGTCAGCCGAGAGACATCTTTTTTTATTGTGTACATGCTGTAATGATTTGTATATACTTCAGTTGTTATTGAATCTTTAAAAAAGTGTCATGCTAATAAATAGCTCTTggtgaaattgtgtgtgtgtgtttagcttTACTTTGTGTCACTGGTTTTGTTTAAGTAATTGTATTAAGTAGAATATAGTGAAAAGATACTATAATGATGGGAATAATATTGTTTACTTTGCTTTAAACATCCTTAGCTTAACAGAATCCTCAGTTTGACActgtataattaaaaaaatacaagatcTGAAGAACCCAAATACCCCAAACTCGTCATTGGTACGAAAATACTTGGGGAAAAATATACTAAGAAGGAAGAAAGACGAAGTACCCTTTAACAAATGGGTTAAACTCTCTTAACACTCTAATGTCCTCATATAGCAATGCTGCAATCAACATTGGTATTTAGTGCTCCCCTACTCTTTATTTCTCTCAATTGAtctcatatatatatgtgtaacacAACTCCTTTCTCCTTCCTCACAAAAGTCCAGTCAGCCTTGATTGCTGCATCCGCAGCAAAATTCCTTTCTACCTAATGATAAGGCAGGGAAGATCCTCCTGCGGATTCGCACAGAAAAAGGGAAAGGGGTTAGGGTGCAGGTGGCGCTGTTGCTGTGAGCAAACATTTCACGCATTGCCGGTTAGACCACGCATGCTGCTATCcttaagtttttgttttttagaccAAACCCCCACTTCCTCGCCTCAAGGCAAGGCCAGTGGCTCACTTAATGGGCCTGCATGGTTCTATTTGCCCCGCCAGCTGGTGACCTGCTAACCTGATAAAGTTGGCAAAGTAAGCaaaagttatttttgttttttttcattatccATCAATGGTACTTTTGTTGACCTTCCCACTCAACTAAAATGAAAGAGGGTCAGTTTGTGTGAAAGGGAGAATCATGGGGTTAAATAATCATTCAAAACAATTACTGAAATAATCGCACAATTAGGCTGCTTCCAGCTCTTAGTTTATAGATTTATTTGAATGCCAAATTAATCATTACAGAAAGCAGAATGTCGGAACTAGAAGCAAATTCATTAataaattcaataatgcaatgagCTTTTAAGAAACTGAGTAGCCATAGCACTTTGAAAATAGTCAAATTAAtaacaacacagcctgctacaaaaGGACCCAACAACATCCCGCCCTCTGAGTTAAGGAAATAAATTATCTGAGCTAAATCCTTCGAAAGTGGCACATTTTACGAGAAAGCACACAATTTCATGGCGTGTTTTTAAATAGAAGGGCAGCACCAAAATGTTCCTTGCGCACTTAACCAATACGACTGCTAATTTCCAAAACACCTACTAGaaaacaattttcattggacattaACATCGTGCTTATAGAAAAATTAACAAGAAATTCAACTCTACCctaaatactttttttttgcacATTCAGAACGACAGCATAGCAATGGAAATCTCGGCATATAAATATGTAATGTTGCAGAAGCGCATAGCTTCAGACTAGGAAGCTAGAAGAAACATATTActtcacagacagagacagaccgtGCCTGGGGCTGAATTTCAATGAGTTTCTGAAAGCTAAATCAAAACAAACGCTCGTGCACAACATTAAACATGCACTGTTCAAATGTGGCCTAGTGCACCCTGGTACTTCTTACTGAAAGAAAGCTATGCTAAACATTATAGTTCTAGTGGAATTAAGTTCTCACACCTTTGCCAATTGGTTTTATTAAGAATCTCTACTAGTTAGACACTTGCAGAAAAAGCAATACGTTTTGTGCTGAAGACAGCTTCTTTATTACCTGCCTCAGTGGTAAGAAGTTTGGATGAAGGATGAGAGGCTGAGTGGGCTCACCACGAAGTGAACCACTGAGCTTCAGGttgcacatatacatatatatctctgCAGGGGATTCCATGGGCCACTTCTTGGTTGGTAGTTGATTCTCCAAAAATGATATTCTGTCTTTCTGTAGGCATATTTTAAGGTCCAGAGGAAGCAGAGGTGAACGAGAATGGGATGACGTTTTAAAGTATATCAATTGTTAAAATGATTGTATCTGTTAATTGTTCCGTCTAGCTGTATGGATTATTGACGCTTTCAGATTTGCATGGTTTACAAACTAATAGCCTGTGCTTGGCTTTCACATCACATATTGTGgtagattgaaaaagaaatgccaaaTTACTAGTATAACCAATCCTGTCAACCAGTTTTCTTAAAAAGTCCAATATTGATAAGCAAGACCAGAGCGCATAATGATTTAAAGATTGGATGCAATAACTGTTCTTCCTTTACCTAACCACTCCTTTCCTCGCATCATCCTGCTTCCCTTCTCTCCCAGTGGGAGAACTGGGTTGTTATTGCCTATTTGCAGTGTACCacattcttttttttgtatttcagaacTTTATTTCGCTATATTTCAACTAATTATTGGAACCTGAGTTTTGCACTTAGTTTCCCTGCCTCGCTTCCAACCTTTCTAAACAGGCCGAACAGTacttgctgcaaagaatgtgcaagTTATCCTTGTGAAATCTCCTCATCTGACATTCCCAGGCTCTTTGAGTGCCAAAGCCTGCACCACTGCATCAACACTTACCTTGTCTGCAACTATTTCTAGGCACGCCCTCAAGAATTACTCCCACTAGTTAGTGGAGCTTGAAGGAGTTCTAGGTCTTAGAAAAAAACAATATCATTCTTACCTGATGTTACATTTTGTATCTAAGTCTGGTAATGAGCACAAGTTCTTTTTACAGTACTGGGCCTAGGCCCAGGGTGCAAATGCACTAAAGCTTCCCACTAGGAGCATGCAATGGTTTGCACTAAATCGACATCTGAGTTTTCCACTGTGTCTTATTCGTCACATTGCTCGAAGACTTGATATCAGTTTTAAAAGTCCCAGTACTCACTGTGCTTAGTTAACAAAGTATCAAATTAACAAatgatagaaaataaaataaaaatgggagTAGTTTATGGAAAGACTTGTAACCTGCACGGAGTAAAGATCCTTGTTAGGCATGGTATCTAAAGAATAttagaacgttggcagctccattgaaaacaatggagtgctgtgggcttttactggccggtaaaagcccgcagcgccaacattccaatgttcgctttgttcacagcaacagctgtgaacaaagcatcacggagccagaggggattttaatcccctcgggctccgtgaggaatttgttttatttaatagaacattctgccctgagtggcagaattttctaatagccttagaacccgccgtagcgggctctactggctattaaaggccctctcccttgttaaaggccctcgccgaaCGCGGggacgggcctttaatagccggtagagcccgctacggcgggttctaaggctatattagatctttggaattgcagacaatggagtgctccgggcttttactcgcTGGTAAAAAcctggagcatcaacattccaatatcctctttgttcacagcatcagctgtgaacaaagcctctcggagcctgaggggattttaatcccctcagacttcgtgaggaatttgttttatttgatagaacattctgccctctagtggcagaatgttttgatagccttagaacccgccatagcgggctcttcCCGCCAttaaggccctttcccttgtttaacgcgggagcgggcctttaatggccggtagagcccgctacggcgggttccaaGGCTATAtcaaaacattggaatgtttggagctctattggagacaatggagtgctctgggattttactggctggtaaaagcccagagcgtcaacattccaatgttctttgttcacagcaacagctgtgaacaaatgcCTCACGGAGCTCAGGGGGACTTTAATCCCCTCGGGCcctgtgaggactttgttttatttattagaacagtctgacctctagtggcagaatgttctaatagccttagagtcTGCTGTAGGGGGCTACATTggcaattaaagtcctgctccatTGTTAAAGGCTCTCGccttcggcttgggcctttaacgctgaagcgggcctttaatgggcaatatagcccgctacggcgggctctaaggctatatgagTAACCCCTAATGTAGCATTGTCAACCAATGTATTCGActtccagggtgttgaaaggaTGTTCTAGAGGCATTGAGCGCAAAAAAATGAACAAATCTTCAAAAGGACACAGAGCTCAAAAGACAAAGTCCAGGAACATGAAGATGAATTGGGGAGGGTGCCAAAAAAGGAAGCCAGGAGACAATGCCAAACTCTCTAGGCTATGGCCTATGCCATATCAACCCATTCGGACACCTACTAACAATAAAAGTGACAGGGTAGTCCAGAAAAAAGCTGCAACCTGCTGCATCTCCCCACCATTCTAATCCTATCTTGTTAAGAATGCCAGAGGCACTCAGCAATAAGACCTTACGAGCAAGGGAGGGGAAAATTAACCATTACCACATGTGCTCCCTTCCTCCCTAGCACCTTATACAAATCAGAAGAATGTGGTAACTAGATTTCTGGTTGGAAGATCCAAGATACTTAACAAATTCCTAAGGCGATGAGCCTTCACCCCTGTAACATGGCCTGTTTCATCAACCACTCCATCTACCactagggaaaaaaacaaaagaaacacgtTCCTCCATAATGTCCTTAAAGCCCGTCTAATATTGTTATTTTGTACTTGCTTTCTTATACTCTTTCAAAATGGCTGAATGTTGTTTCTTGACTTAACGTAGCTTCTGTCTGTCTTGGAAGTACAAAAAATATCATctgaagatggccgcctcctgctATCAGCGTTGCCAGTTCTTGAGCTTTAGGCAAGCAAGCATTGGTTTCACCAGTGCTTGTAAGAGGCCTTGCCATGTTTGTAATTAAGAATGGCCAATATGCATGTTATTCTCAACATCCGTTTTACCGACTTTATCAAATTCCACAGCATTACTTTTTACACTTATATATGAATTCTGTCATCTGTTTGCACTGTATTATATGCATTTAGTCCTTAGAAATTTATACTACAAGAAAAGTAATTCCTCAGTATAAACAGCATTCCCAAAAAATCATGCgcacaaaaacattttctttagtAGAGCATTGTTAATAATATTTCATATGTATGCAGTTCCAGCAGTCTAAAGGGCCAGATGGACTTGGTAAGAGTTCCGGGGATTACATGGCTCCCACAGACATTCGAAGAGCATAAGCCAGCCATCAACTGGATCTACATTTCCCTATGTACAAGAAAATCTGTGCTGCACTTACAGGTGTCATATTGACGGTTTCCTTTACCAGCAAGAAGAGCAAGGCAATCCGTAAATGCTCAACAGCACTGAAAAGGAGCAATGCTGAAGAGGTGGAGCTGTGCTGACCTGCAGCACAATGGAAACAGACTGTTAGTGGGCACAAGACATAGGAACATGATTGAGGCAGTGAAGAAATTAAGAATCCGCCACCGGTCAGCTCCACACTCTTGAAGCTAGAGATTGTGTCATGGGATGCCCGTGGTGTAGGCTCATAAAATGTCAAATTCCTAACAAAGAGGCAGAAATGGAGTCTACCCAATTACAGCGAGTTAGCAGTGCTAGCAGCGGTTCCCGTAGACCGGACCCTGTATGCATTGATCCTTATGTACCATTCCATTGGGGCATCTGAGCTTACCCTCAATGTCAGGCTTATTTTAAGACAAAAAACTGCAAACCCTGTTTTCTCTCTAGAGGCCCATAATTAGCAATTTATAGTTGTATATATTTAATAATTTTTCAAGAACTGTAGCACATGGATAGCAATATAATACAATATCTCTCACTTCAACAAATTCTTAATCATCCACATCTTTCTTTCCattcttgctgcacacatggacatgCACAGACCTGGGAGGACGCGTAGCCACACATTGACGTTTGTCATCATGTTGCTAAAGTGACATACACCAACTCTTACACTTCTACTGCTTGACACTGCGGATCGAGTAGAAAGAAGTGCATGACATTCATAGCCATCCTCTGGCTGCACTGCCTTACTAGTGCAGGGGTGAGCATGCGAGCTCTGAGTGTGTTGAACCACACAAGTGGGGAGCAGTGGAAACGTATTACTCCAGGCGACTGCAGTCCAGCACAAGAAGACTAGGATAAGCTTCGTTATGAGGCTTGTTTTCGGGACATGCTCCCCCATCTTGTGCGTGGTCTGAGTGTTAGAAGGATGAGTTCTCCTATTTTCAATTTGCTCTTGTTGTAGCTACCAGAGGTGCTGCACAACATGCGTCAGCCATCCAAAGCACAGTCTGCTGAGGCAATAGCGACATAACTGAGCACTGCACTGAGCATTTAGCAGGCTACATTCGCCCTGATACGCCACTACTGATGTTTTAGTCGAGCGTTCACATTTAATGGTATACATTTTCTAATTACAAATGTAGGCGTTTGATTTTAGGGGCTCTTTTGACAGTTGTAACACCGCCAATAAAGTCAGAATATGTGAATTCGTTAATTTTGATACATAATTTGTATTTTATAAACGGGTATGCACTGGCAGCATGGCCTACCCTGTCAAAGCTAATTGCAAATTGAAAACATGAATCTGAAAACGAAATCGAATTAAGATGGGCgaagaaaaaaaatcacacttcaccattaaaaaaaaaaagaaacctcgtTAGTGCTCTCAATTGCTTGAGCATGGAAAGTATTAGAACCAACTTAGAACATGGAATGTATTAAAATAAACAAGTGTGGTGTCAAGGGAAATAAAACCCTCTTTGAACAGGAGAAGATCGCATTCAGCAAACCTGGGACCATCAAACCTTGGGCGTCACGTTGGCAAGAGAGgcctaagtattttttttatttctcactcCATTGTTGAGAAATGGAACCACCTTTTCCTCTTCTCTAACCCTGCTTTCCAGTCTCAGGGCTTTGTCCGTTGTTGCTACCtagcagtagccaaagccctaacTACACAGGCCCGTGATGCTTTTATATGTGTCTTTAGAGGGCAGATGTGGTCATTGCCAGTCTGTATTTCATCTGAAAAATAGGACTGGGCATGATATGAATAGTTGACCCTGGCGTGACCCATCCTTCCAGTTTGGTTTTTCCTTATACCTTACGTGCCTGCTAGTTGTAATTGGGATGCAAGCTTTTGCTGATATTTACTGTTGCAAGAAGCAGTGTTTTCCTTGTCTTCCACCCTGCTTGGCCTATTTGCATGTATTCCTTCAGACATGCTCTGGTAATTTTGATTTATTTTCGAATTGTGTTTACCTCTATACCAGCAATTTGCTGATGATAGCATTCTATATATTGTTCTCTGGTAACATCTATCTTTGAGTACACTTTTATTTCCCATTTTGATTGCAGTTCAGCTGAACAACAAGCAGCATGATGACGCCTCCCGCGTTGCTATGCTGGGACTCCCCCGACCTACAAATGCATTCAGCATTTAACTACGACATTAGCAGCTTGTCAACAATCAGCTTGTGCCTCTGAAGAGGCCTCTACAAGCGTCAAAGCCTAGTTAGGCTTCTAACGTTCACATACCGTTAGGCATTGAGAACTGTATGAGAATTGCAAAGGCATGCGATTAATTTGGCGATTACTATGCCGTATTATGTTTACTAGCATGTTTTTCACTCTGTTGGATGGAAATATGGGGAGTGCCTTGACCCATGTAATGATTAAGAACTGTTTAATATTCCGGCTTTACTCTCTCTTAAAGCATAATTATAGTGCCCAAAAACAAAATTCGGGTGTCCCTCTTTCATGGGTGTAGACCACAGTGCTGGAAAAAAAGAGATGGGGAACAAAGTCTTAGACATTTTCGACAAGCAT
Coding sequences:
- the FAM110B gene encoding protein FAM110B; its protein translation is MPTETLQTGSMGKQASPTAAFTSAVPLRILNKGPDYFRRQAEPNPKRLSAVERLEADKAKYVKSQEVINAKQEPVKPAVLAKPPVCPAGKRALSSPTAKMFNNGKTESSVQRENLKLEILKNIINSSEGSSSGSGHKHSSRNWLPHRSDSTELNRHSFAESLKVYPTQDHSSPQESSSNISRRLLEKSSETFLHVSHSSSDIRKVNSSKPLKAIPCSSSAPPLPPKPKLATLSLLKSPENDGLDTGCGVSRRPSLQRSKSDLSDRYFRVDADVERFFNYCGLDPEELENLGMENFARANSDIISLNFRSASMISSDCEQSQDSNSDLRNDDSANDRVPYGISAIERNARIIKWLYSIKQVRESQKVSHV